In the genome of Corticium candelabrum chromosome 18, ooCorCand1.1, whole genome shotgun sequence, the window ATTGATTTGTCagtttcctgtctgtctgtctgtcctgccCGTCTGTCCTGCCCATCATTTGTTAGCCtcatccccagactcacgtgagcctggcagtgtccggttcccgtatgacacttttaGCCTCCCATAAGTCTggactttcacacacttacttcactaagtgtcaccccacatGACTAAATACTACCTATAGTATgccaaactcaattagcttatatctatctaatgtgtgacccagcagattgtatcacgcccaagcctccaaacagcgcatggtgactctgcaaggtgagtgtattcctacgtTACTGTCCTACTCGTGTAGACTGGtaagcctgccaagtctagttacagcgattcGGACTTcacgtgtagttcactcgttgtttttgtttgtgtagacaaagatgtcttttcccCCTAAGATGGCCCCggagacttcaagtttaccctcccgaaagtcatcataattgtaAACACGAAGAGCAGACTGCAATTTCACgtcaatgtgtctcttgttgccataATTGCGCGCATTACTGGTCTTTACAATAGAGTCTGCGCAATAGCAAGGGCTGTGCAGATAGCAGATGTGCAACaaaacgagtgaactacacgtgAAGTCCGGAttgctgtaactagacttggcaggctcgccagtctacacgagtaggacaataacgtaggaatacactcacctttccacatgctgaagtcgtcttgagaatTGGAGAGCGTGAACTTGGTGAATCACTCGTGGAAAGTCACCATGCGCTGCTTGGAGGCTTGACCGTGATACAATCTGCTGgctcacacattagatagatacaagctaattgagtttggcATACTATAGGTAGTATTTAGTCATGTGGGGTGTCAAGGCTATAACATCTTAAAATTAGTGGTGACTTTTAATTTggttaataaaatataattaaaattaaattaatattaataaaattatattattataaaataagcaactaaaataacaactaatatattattttatttattttattaataatattgtaattaaatatttaattaaatttgcataTTTGATTTGAAATCAACTCACCACTTTTCCCGCCATTTCATCTTCACTCTCACTACCTGAATCATCGCCCTCCCGCGCGTAAGAGACCAATGACACAACGGGAGCAGCCTGTATCCGGGTCCTTACGAGCACATTCCTCAGCAATGACGTCGATGCGCTCGAACTGCGTTGGAATTGCACGAGACCTCCGGACGAGAGAATCGGACTCGCGCTGGCCGACGCGACTTCGGAATTGTCCGGTTCGCTGTCATCACTGAATTTTGCCTTCGAGTTCGCGTCCTCCTCGTCTGAGTCGCCGTGATAGGTCACAAGCTGTTTGGACACCTGACTGTAACTCATGCCACCCGACATAGGGACAAGAACGCAGAACAGAGTAGAAAAACACGCACACAATTGTACATACGGGACATGTGAAATGATATATCCCGGATATGAAATAAAAGGCGTGTGTTCTACACTTTAGCGTACACTTCTACAAGCTTCTGTAGTAGCAGGCtacattaatttttttgtctATAGTAAAATGCTTGCATTTTTCCTCGACCtcgaattaatattaattaaaggtgcGTCAAggtcggacatgcgcactgcaTCGCTTTGATTGCACACTCAGTAACGTGCGCGCGaagagaggactgggtacctCCGAGTCTAGTAAGAGAACGACGACGATAGCGCATGCAATGAGCAGCAGCGAAGTGGACGAGAGTTGTAAAGTTTTGCAACGAAATTGTGGCCCAACCGGCAGATGGACGATTGCGTTGTTTCTATCGTTAGTTGTGggcaattttgtgtttagcgGTTTTCTGTTGTGGAAGCTCAGTGTTCAGGAGAAAAGATTTGAGAAAAGCGTAGAGAAGTTGCAGTTGGACTTGCAGGAACTTCAAGTAGAAAAAGAGGAAATGAAGCAGGTTTATGAGACGTTGTCTGAGTATGGAGGAGAAAGAGGGAAGAGGTCGGAACAATCTCCCAGTCAGTCGTCACAAGTTACAATCAACATTGCACACGTATTTGGGTCATTCATCAAACAGATGTGCAAACCAGAATCAGCAATTTGTATACCAGgtcaaccaggaagagacggATTGCCAGGTTTGTCTGGAAAAGATGGTTTGCCAGGTAGAGATGGTTCAACTGGATTGCCAGGTTTGTCTGGAAAGGACGGTTCAATTGGATTGCCAGGAGCAGCTGGAATAAAAGGCGAGGCGGGAAGGAATGGTGAACCTGGCAGTAAGGGATTATCAGGTAAACAGGGTCCACGTGGAATAGCAGGTAGGAAAGGAGACATGGGAGTGagtggagagaaaggagaaagaggagagaggggagtCAGTGGACTACAAGGAATTTTGGGTCCTCgaggagaaaaaggagaagaaggagacaaaggtgaaCGAGGATATACTGGTTttaaaggagagaaaggagagagGGGAGTCGGTGGACTGCAAGGAATTTTGGGTCCTCgaggagaaaaaggagaagaaggagacaaaggtgaaCGAGGATATACTGGTTttaaaggagagaaaggagaaagaggagagaggGTAGTTGGTGGACTACAAGGAATTTTGGGTCCTCgaggagaaaaaggagaagaaggagacaaaggtgaaCGAGGATATCCTGGTTTTAAAGGAGAGAAGGGTGGAAAGGGGGAGATTGGGTTACAAGGAGGAATAGGaatgaaaggaaacaaaggaATAAATGGAATGAAAGGAAAAGGGGACAAAGGGTATAGTCTCCCCAGTCAATGTTTATCAGGGAATCATCGTGTTTTAAATGAAACTTGGAGACAAACATCTGAGCATTATACTAAGACAACTTATCACTGTGATAGGACAGGTGATTCATACAATCAACATCGTTTCACACCAGGCTGGCATTCATTCAGTCCTACAATAGGTGGAGCTATGCCAGAGAAGTGCACATCTGGTCACTACTGTGCAACTCAAGCATCAGGATGGCTAAAAGGATCTCATCCAAATGTAATTGGTCAAAAAATTTCAAgaacagtttgctttagttggAGCAGTAATTGTTGTGAATGGCAGACTAGTGTTGAAGTGATCAACTGTGGACAGTATTACATATACAACTTACCTAACACTCCAGCTTGCTATCTAGCTTACTGTGCTCGAGGACAGTGAAGAACAAGTTTCCTTTATCAAAACCATCACATGTACTTATCtttccatttttgtgtgtatctatgCTTCTCTGACTAGACAAGTGTCTGCTAAGAATGATTGTTGTAACAGCTGCTTGTTGTGTAGGAttgctgcatacagtatgatgTGCTGCTAGATGGAAATTTTGTTATAAACATACACAGTTTGTGAGCAGAAATGTGGTTTGCTGTCTACAGTTAAGAACAATATTTACCGGTGTAGCAATAGATAAATTGTTATATGTTAGATCACGTGTagttacatttaattaaattaaggaTTAACGTTTATACATAGTaaccaacaaaatatttataataaaaaaatttggttcattaattaattatatatttattgcaattaaataattaaataaatgatAGATTTGTTTTGTACTTATCCTCAAATTTCAATTAACATGCTcacaacataataaataatcaacaacaaaaattacatAAAATCTGGGAATTGCTATTATCCGGGCATTTTAGTAATTTAAAAGTGGCTCGTTGATGTTCTAGCCTTTGTGACCGTCTTCCTCTGCCTTTCGTCAATGGAATCATTATATCAAAAAGCGAACAAGTGAACAACAAAACTAAATTCGTATTTCGTTTTATTCTTGCGACCTcagatttttgtttgtgtttgcagattGTTGATGGAAGTTGAGAGTCACATATCATCTCTAGGGCACTCGTATTCGCCTCAACTTGAGCAGGAAATTGAGGGTAAATTAGAGGAGTTGTTCTCTGATATTCAGAGGTTGGAGCAGATGGTCGCTAAAGAACCACCTTCCAGGAAGCAGAGCGCCAAACTGTGAGATTTGTGGAATGAGAGGAGGGATGGTAGATgggtagatagacagacagacagacggacggacggacagacagacaaacagatggacgtacatacgacagacagacaaacagatggttTATTGGATATATATTATGTAAAGTGACATTGTCAATTGTAGAAAGCAAACCTTGCTTTAAAAATAGCTATTAGCCAGTTCTTAGAAGACTACatccctgtccacactggcaactggatcgcgataaACCCAATCCACATTAACAGGTGGTTTTGATCGATtagttgaatccaattagaaatagtgggcgttacctccATGTATGCTACGCTTGTAGTCCGAACATCTAACCCTCTTTAATTGTCTTTGTTCTTACTCACCTTATGTTGCTGTGTCAACTCTTTCACgagcaaagaacccacacatacacatcggtcatcagtcacgtgacactgAAAATGAGTTGGAAGTAGCGTTTTCCAAGTGctgtgtggacgctcgctatcccgattgGATCATGATCAGCAGGATTGCAATTCGATTgcaatccattctggtctagtgtggacagggctctAGAGTCATAACAAGAttggacatacacagacagacagatgcatgaAGCATATCATAATGcatatgtacagacagatggacaaacatgctacagactgacaaactaTCTTactaatggacaaacaagtttacagactgacaaacaagctTACAGACTAATAATACGTAATATGTTTGTATACCATGTATGTAAACTTTGTCTAAAACATTTAAATGGGTTGCACAATTTGGTTGATTATTTGTGGTTcaatgaatttgtttgttgtacagACGAGTTGAACAATTGTCATATGATTGTCAGCATCTACATAGTACTCTTAGGACGTTCCAACAGAAACAGCGGCTCAACGTATGGAGATGTACACAATAAGGAGTAATTGAAATGTCGTGTTGGATGCAGCGTGATGTTGTGATAGGAAAAGGAAGAGCACGATAGGAATGAATTGTTGTCAAGGAGATTTACAGCAAATGTAtggatgtacacacacacacacacacacacacacacacacacacacacacacacacacacacacacacacacacacacacacacacacacacacacacacacttgacttgATGACAGATGCCAGTGTCTGCCACGCCGCCCATCTATGGAGAGAGCTGAAAGATGAGGTAGTTACTGTCTGCACTTATGTCTCTGTATGTCCTTGAGCCACCGCAAACGTCTTCCACATGTGCAAGACAGGGGAAGttgactgctgtctttttctgAACAGCGTTTGCCATGATGACAGTTAAGCCGTTGGAATCCTGGCTTGGATTTGAAGCACCGTCCACATTGactacaatggcagcaacagcatgtccTATCAGGCTCCGGTATCCGACTTGAGGTACAATCATTGGAGGCAAGTGATGATGACCGGATCAATAATAGAgtcgatgatgatgaagaagacaCATTTAAACATTTATGTATTGCTAGTCCATCCCTACTTCTCAGCCACCGATGACACTTGGCACATTGCACTGCGCCTGGTTGTTCACACAGAGGCAGTTGGCGTTCCACAATCCACTTGTGCCGTTTCACACCTGAATGACTGCGAAAGGAGCGGCAATACACAGCACATGAAAAGGATCGTTCAGGAGAGGTACGTGTAACTTCATCCTGACGTGAAGCTCGCCATTCTAGACGCTGCTGTGCCAGGTGATACCAATTCTCTAGTTTAACTTCAAGTCAGTCTGGATCCTGTCTTCCCATCTGAGGCGGGGGTCTTGAGCTGGTCTAGAATGTGACAGCCACCCAAATAATAGTTTCTTTGGTAATCTGATTGCAGGCATTCGAGCAACATGTCCTAACCACTGAAGGCAGCGGCGACGAAGGACGTCAGACATCAGATTTACATCACCCCATTTTCGTTGAAGATCAGTATTGGTAGCATGTTGAAGCTCCTGGTCCCATCGAGtcacacacctaaaaaatcctaaatgtcaggagctgcctttCAGAGGTCACACCCCAGCTGTAAAGCTGGGCCCTGTACATAGTCAGGGAATTCTGGGCGTGCGCTAGCAAAATCCTGgagccaggcactcgcaggagcactgacttATGAAGCCAACTGtagtgtgagcacccgaagtcttaccaggaccccagtggctgatgtcacgtcacagctgatggccgcttaggaccccagtcaatgaccaggtactcatttatactcctgagtcgagagaagcaaatgtgtgttagtttcttgcttaaagcgacactgtcaagatttgagCGCACAAATGCGCATGCTTGTGCGCTCTAGGCGTGTCACACTTCGCGCGCAAACCTACATCGGGACTCCTAGGACAGCGTAATGGCGTTTCGTGACGATAGAACGCGTATTAGTGCATCAGACACGTCTGCTGACGAAGGAGCAGTGGTTATTCCGGTACGCAGACAATGGGACTTTTCGCTAGGATGTCTACAGCTAGGAGCCTACTATAGATGTCTTGCGACAGTTTAATAGTCTTCATAACACTTGTTGTGCACTTGCGGCGACGTCCTGCCCCTTGACGTGCACCTCCATGGCTTCTCTTCTGAGATACCGAAGTCATATCTGTGACAACTTCCGGGAATCTTGTCCATCACGTGCGGCTTGCAAAGGGCCCGTTTTCGCCGTAGAAAGTAACCGTTCGAAGTCGAAAACAAACGCTATACTTGCTCTATATTTACAAACCTTATACGACGTATCAAATCCATGCGCAATGACCTAGTCAAGTACGACGATATCGGCTGTCAGGCACTCAAAGCACGACAAAAGTCGATCTATTGCCAAAACGTGGCAGATAACGCAATATAACTACAGGTAAAATCGCACTTGCCAACGATTCCTcgttttggagaacttgaaaaatttctacctaaattcaagtttgcgggggcgtTTAGACGCTAGGTATCCGAGGataaaatcttgacagtgtcgctttaattaaggaaattatgcgagtcacacacacacacacacacacacacacacacacacacacacacacacacaca includes:
- the LOC134194216 gene encoding collagen alpha-1(XXI) chain-like — translated: MSSSEVDESCKVLQRNCGPTGRWTIALFLSLVVGNFVFSGFLLWKLSVQEKRFEKSVEKLQLDLQELQVEKEEMKQVYETLSEYGGERGKRSEQSPSQSSQVTINIAHVFGSFIKQMCKPESAICIPGQPGRDGLPGLSGKDGSIGLPGAAGIKGEAGRNGEPGSKGLSGKQGPRGIAGRKGDMGVSGEKGERGERGVSGLQGILGPRGEKGEEGDKGERGYTGFKGEKGERGVGGLQGILGPRGEKGEEGDKGERGYTGFKGEKGERGERVVGGLQGILGPRGEKGEEGDKGERGYPGFKGEKGGKGEIGLQGGIGMKGNKGINGMKGKGDKGYSLPSQCLSGNHRVLNETWRQTSEHYTKTTYHCDRTGDSYNQHRFTPGWHSFSPTIGGAMPEKCTSGHYCATQASGWLKGSHPNVIGQKISRTVCFSWSSNCCEWQTSVEVINCGQYYIYNLPNTPACYLAYCARGQ
- the LOC134193784 gene encoding Golgi SNAP receptor complex member 2-like, with translation MESLYQKANKLLMEVESHISSLGHSYSPQLEQEIEGKLEELFSDIQRLEQMVAKEPPSRKQSAKLRVEQLSYDCQHLHSTLRTFQQKQRLNEKEEHDRNELLSRRFTANMPMKSHLAGDTNS
- the LOC134194312 gene encoding oocyte zinc finger protein XlCOF7.1-like, which codes for HLGFFRCVTRWDQELQHATNTDLQRKWGDVNLMSDVLRRRCLQWLGHVARMPAIRLPKKLLFGWLSHSRPAQDPRLRWEDRIQTDLKRQDEVTRTSPERSFSCAVYCRSFRSHSGVKRHKWIVERQLPLCEQPGAVQCAKCHRWLRSRDGLAIHKCLNVSSSSSSTLLLIRSSSLASNDCTSSRIPEPDRTCCCCHCSQCGRCFKSKPGFQRLNCHHGKRCSEKDSSQLPLSCTCGRRLRWLKDIQRHKCRQ